A region from the Tsuneonella mangrovi genome encodes:
- a CDS encoding phosphoserine transaminase produces the protein MTDTTVPARKPARPFFSSGPCAKPPGWSPDKLATQSLGRSHRSKIGKARLQYCIDLIREVLEVPETHRIGIVPGSDTGAVEMAMWTMLGARPVTTLAWESFGSGWVTDAVKQLKIDPTVIEADYGQLPDLGQVDWTNDVVFTWNGTTSGVRVPNGDWIAADREGLAIADATSAVFAQDIAWDKVDVLTFSWQKVLGGEGAHGVLILGPRAVERLESYTPSWPLPKVFRLTKGGKLIEGVFKGETINTPSMLAVEDAIFALEWGKSLGGLAAMKARADANAAALDAIVQQRDWLGHLATDPASRSNTSVCLTVAGADTDTIKAMAKALEEQGAAYDIAGYRDAPPGLRIWCGATVDTADVEALEPWLDWAYATVAASA, from the coding sequence ATGACTGATACTACGGTTCCGGCGCGCAAGCCTGCGCGTCCGTTTTTTTCTTCCGGTCCCTGCGCGAAGCCGCCGGGCTGGTCCCCCGACAAACTGGCCACCCAATCGCTCGGGCGTTCGCATCGCTCGAAGATCGGCAAGGCGCGCCTGCAATACTGCATCGACCTGATCCGCGAAGTGCTCGAGGTGCCTGAGACGCACCGCATCGGCATCGTGCCGGGTTCGGATACCGGCGCGGTCGAGATGGCGATGTGGACGATGCTCGGCGCGCGCCCGGTCACCACGTTGGCGTGGGAAAGCTTCGGTTCGGGCTGGGTGACCGATGCGGTCAAGCAGCTCAAGATCGATCCGACCGTGATCGAGGCCGATTACGGCCAGCTGCCCGACCTGGGCCAGGTCGACTGGACGAACGACGTGGTGTTCACCTGGAACGGGACCACTTCGGGCGTGCGCGTGCCGAACGGCGACTGGATTGCTGCCGACCGCGAAGGCCTTGCGATTGCCGATGCCACCAGCGCGGTGTTCGCGCAGGACATCGCGTGGGACAAGGTCGATGTGCTGACCTTCAGCTGGCAAAAGGTGCTCGGCGGTGAAGGTGCGCACGGCGTGCTGATCCTTGGCCCACGCGCCGTCGAACGGCTGGAGAGTTATACCCCCTCCTGGCCGCTCCCCAAGGTCTTCCGCCTGACCAAGGGCGGCAAGCTGATCGAAGGCGTGTTCAAGGGCGAGACGATCAACACCCCTTCGATGCTGGCAGTAGAAGACGCGATCTTCGCGCTCGAATGGGGCAAGTCGCTCGGTGGCCTTGCCGCAATGAAGGCGCGCGCAGATGCCAATGCCGCTGCCCTCGATGCGATCGTGCAGCAGCGCGATTGGCTCGGCCATCTCGCCACCGATCCTGCGAGCCGTTCGAACACCAGCGTTTGCCTCACGGTCGCCGGTGCCGATACCGATACGATCAAGGCGATGGCCAAGGCTCTCGAAGAGCAAGGCGCGGCCTACGACATCGCCGGTTACCGCGATGCCCCGCCGGGGCTGCGCATCTGGTGCGGCGCGACGGTCGATACTGCCGATGTCGAGGCGCTCGAGCCGTGGCTCGACTGGGCCTACGCCACCGTAGCGGCATCGGCCTGA